CTCCACCACAAAGTCGACTTCTCGGTTGCCCTCTCTCCAGTAGAAGACCTTACACTCGCCCGCGCTCTGTGCGTTGACGAGATGTGCTCCCACAGCCGACTCGACCAATCGACCCCAATAATTGCGGTCGGCCCGTGCATCGGATAGGGTGAGTCCTGATGGAGCGGTCATGAGAGCTGTGTTCATCACCTGAAGCTTCGGACTCGAACCCCGGCGGCGCACTATTCCCTTTGAGTACTTCTGGAGACCTGTGACCATGCCGGCTCCTGCGAGAAGATCGAGGTAGTGAGCGAGTGTCGTGGTATTCCCCGCATCCTGAAGCTGACCGAGCATTTTGTTGTAGGAAAGGATTTGCCCCGAGTAGCTACAGGCGAGTTCGAACAGCCGACGAAGAAGGGCAGGTTTATCGACCCGTGTGAGAAGCAACACATCGCGGGAGATCGTCGTCTCAATAAGGGAATCAAGAATGTATCTGGCCCAGCGGTGAGGGTCTTCGATAAGCGGGGCGGCTCCAGGATAGCCACCGTAGAAGATGTACCGGTCAAGATCCCATCCAAACGCATCTCGCATTTCCGCGTAACTCCAGTGGGGAAGGTAAAGGACCTCGAACCGCCCAGCGAGGCTCTCCGTAAGACCTCGCTGGATGAGCAGTGGCGCCGATCCGAGGAGAATAACCTTGAGCGGACGACCAGCGCCCGTGTCTTCGTCCCACAGTCGTTTGACCGTTTCAGACCAACCGCTGATTTTCTGAATCTCATCGAGGACGAGGACAGCTTCGCTTTCTTTGTTCTGTTCCGTGAGCAGGCGCGCTGCTTCCCACTGCTCCTCCAGCCATGGGCGTCCACGCAACATCGGCTCATCGGCGCTCGCGTATCTATGGACGATGTCCACAGCTGCGAGGACTTGATGCACAAGCGTAGTCTTCCCGACCTGCCGTGGACCGGCGATCACCTGGATGAAGCGCCGCGGCTCGCGGAGTCGCGCTGCGAGAATCTCCCCGGTGGGACGGCGGTAAGGCGGAAGTACTATTTTACTCATGGCCTTGAGTAAAATAACTCAAAGTCTTGAGTAAATCAAGTCGAGGCTTTCTCTTTGCCTCAGCTGGAAGAGACAAGAAAAGCAGCCTGTCCCTTTTTCTTTTTTGAGGAGTAGCTAGAGCTCGAACTCAGCGACGAGGAAGGTGTGGTCGGAGGGTCTCTCCGCTGCTCGCGCCTCACGGTCGATCCACGCCGCTGTCGACCTCTCCGCGAGCGGTTTCGTCGCCCAGATGTGGTCGACCCGCCAGCCGAGGTTGCGCTCGAGCGCGCCGCGCACACGATAGTCCCAGAACGTGTACTGCCCTGGTTCGTCCGGATGATGGCGGCGGAAGACGTCGATGAACCCCCACTCCCTGATCCGCGCGAGCGCCGCCCGGGCTTCGGGATGAAAGTCGACGTGGTTTTTGAGCCGCTTTGGATTGTGGACGTCGATCTCCTCCGGGGCGACGTTCAGATCACCGCACCAGATCAGGGGTTGATCCGGGGAGAAGTTGCGCGCGAAGTAGTCGCGCAGCCGGGAGAGCCATTCGAGTTTGTATGCGAACATCTCCGAGTCGACCGATCTTCCCTGGGGGACGTAGGTGTTGACGATCGGAATCCCGTGTACCGTCGCCCGGATCAGACGCGCCTCGTCACGCGGTTCGGAATCGAGCCCGAACGAGACATCCTCCGGTTCCTCCCGCGCGGCGATCGCCACCCCGGCGTGCGCTGGCTGGCCGCGGAAGACAACGTTGTACCCGACCTCCGTGAACGCCTCTCGCGGGAAGTCAGGATCCTGGACCTTTGTCTCTTGGATACACAAGACGTGCGGCCGGTTACGGGAGAGCCAGTCCTGCACGAGCGGGATCCGACTACGGATCGAATTTGCGTTGTACGTCGCGATCTTGAAAGTCATCGCATTCGAATGGGTTCCTCCTGATCCTGGAGGATGAGGGAAATGGCTTCCGCCAGGCTATTACGAGCCTCTTCCTTCGACCTTCCTTGACCATTGGCTCCGGGGATCTCCGGGCAGTACGCGATGTACCATTCGCCATCACGCTCGATGACCGCCGTAAACTCGTTGTGCATCGCCATCCCTCCTACTCCATTATACATCGGTCGAGTGGTGGCGTGCGTGGATTGAATCCTACCGCACTCCGCCCTCCGGGAACCGGTCCCTGATCCTTTCCCATACCGCGCGTAGCTCTTCCTTGGACAGGGCTGACAGGTCCCTCCAGCTCGGGTCGACGATCTTCTTCCCTTCCGGGACGACGAACGCCTGGAGGAAATAGCGCTTCGCTCCCTGGATCAGCCGGGTCGTCTCCTCGACCTCATTCGGGGTGATCGTCGGGGCGACGGTGGTGCGGAACTCGTAGTCCGGAGCCCGGTCGATGATCAGCCGGATCGTCTCCTTGATTGCATCCGTATCCACGTTCACTCCGGCAAGCTCGGAGTAGCGTTCCTCCGGCCCCTTGACGTCCATCGCCACGTAGTCGACGAGCTTTTCGTCGAACAGTCGGGCGAGCACCCCTGGATTGGAGCCGTTCGTGTCGAGCTTGATCAGGTAGCCGATCCCCTTCACCCGGGCGAGGAACTCCGCCAGATCGGGCTGCAACGTCGGCTCTCCTCCGGTGATCGCCAGGGCGTCGAGGAATCCCTGCCGTTCGCGGAGGAAATACAGCACATCGTCTTCCGGGATGCAGTGAAGTGCCTTGACCTTATCCGGAAGGACGAGCTCGGAGTTGTGGCAGAACGGACAGCGGAAGTTGCACCCGGCGGTGTAGATGAGGGCCGCTACCTTCCCTGGGTACTCGATCAGGGTCGTCGGGAGGAGCTGAGCGATCTTCATCTTGAACGGGCCCGCGGCCGACCTTCGCCACGGGCCCTCGATCCCATCACGCCCGCGTCACCGGGGCGGTCGAGTACGTCTTCCGATCGGCGAACTCGGCCCGTTTCCCGTCGTTCCACTGCTCGATCGGGCGGAGGTAACCGACGACCCGGGAGTAGATCTCGGTCTTCGCCCCGCACGTCGGGCACTCCCGGTGCTCGCCTGCGATGTATCCATGCTCCGGGCAGATGGAGAACGTCGGGGTGAGGGTGTAGTAGGGAAGGTGGAAGTTCTCCGCGATCTTGCGCACCAGCTGCTTGGTCGCCTCCGGAGTCGGGGTCTCCCCGAGGAACCCGTGGAAGACCGTCCCGCCGGTGTACAGTGTCTGGAGGGGATCCTGGAGCTTAAGAGCCTCGAACATGTCCTCGGTCAGCCCGACGGGCAGGTGGGTGGAGTTGGTGTAGTACGGAGTCTCTCCGCCGTAGGCCTCGAGGTTGTAGACGCGGATGTCCGGGTAGCGCTCCCGGTCCTTCCGTGCCAGGCGATAGCTCGCCCCCTCGGCCGGGGTCGCCTCGAGGTTGAATATTTCACCGGTCTCCTCCTGAAAATCGGCGAGCCGGTCGCGCATGAAGCTCAGGACCTTGACCGCGAACTCCTGCCCTTCCGGGTCAGCGATCGTCGTCCCGAACAGGTTCAACAGGGCCTCGTTCATCCCGATGATCCCGATCGTGGAGAAATGGTTCTTCCAGTATCCGCCTTCGGCTTTCTTGATCCCGGAGAGGTAGAACTTGGAGTAGGGATACAGCCCGCGGTCGGTCAGGTTCTCGAGCGTCTTGCGCTTGATGATCAACGACTTTTTGGCGAGCTCCATCAGCTCCTCGAGGCGGGAGAAGAACTCGGATTCATCCGCAGCGAGGTAACCGAGGCGGGGGAGGTTGATCGTCACCACCCCGATCGACCCGGTGAGCGGGTTCGCCCCGAATAGGCCACCTCCCCGCTTCTTCAGCTCACGGTTGTCGATCCGCAGCCGGCAGCACATCGAGCGGGCGTCCTCGGGCTTCATGTCGGAGTTGATGAAGTTCGAGAAGTAGGGGATCCCGTACTTCGCCGTCATCTCCCACACCGGCTTCAGGTTCGGGTTGTCCCAATCGAAATCCGCAGTGATGTTGTAGGTGGGAATGGGGAAGGTG
This region of Candidatus Bipolaricaulota bacterium genomic DNA includes:
- a CDS encoding ATP-binding protein; the protein is MSKIVLPPYRRPTGEILAARLREPRRFIQVIAGPRQVGKTTLVHQVLAAVDIVHRYASADEPMLRGRPWLEEQWEAARLLTEQNKESEAVLVLDEIQKISGWSETVKRLWDEDTGAGRPLKVILLGSAPLLIQRGLTESLAGRFEVLYLPHWSYAEMRDAFGWDLDRYIFYGGYPGAAPLIEDPHRWARYILDSLIETTISRDVLLLTRVDKPALLRRLFELACSYSGQILSYNKMLGQLQDAGNTTTLAHYLDLLAGAGMVTGLQKYSKGIVRRRGSSPKLQVMNTALMTAPSGLTLSDARADRNYWGRLVESAVGAHLVNAQSAGECKVFYWREGNREVDFVVERARSLVAIEVKSGRVRKNLSGMTEFDRRFKPTRKLLVGGDGIPVNEFLTQPVRHWVAS
- the xth gene encoding exodeoxyribonuclease III; translation: MTFKIATYNANSIRSRIPLVQDWLSRNRPHVLCIQETKVQDPDFPREAFTEVGYNVVFRGQPAHAGVAIAAREEPEDVSFGLDSEPRDEARLIRATVHGIPIVNTYVPQGRSVDSEMFAYKLEWLSRLRDYFARNFSPDQPLIWCGDLNVAPEEIDVHNPKRLKNHVDFHPEARAALARIREWGFIDVFRRHHPDEPGQYTFWDYRVRGALERNLGWRVDHIWATKPLAERSTAAWIDREARAAERPSDHTFLVAEFEL
- a CDS encoding type II toxin-antitoxin system HicB family antitoxin, encoding MHNEFTAVIERDGEWYIAYCPEIPGANGQGRSKEEARNSLAEAISLILQDQEEPIRMR
- a CDS encoding anaerobic ribonucleoside-triphosphate reductase activating protein; this translates as MKIAQLLPTTLIEYPGKVAALIYTAGCNFRCPFCHNSELVLPDKVKALHCIPEDDVLYFLRERQGFLDALAITGGEPTLQPDLAEFLARVKGIGYLIKLDTNGSNPGVLARLFDEKLVDYVAMDVKGPEERYSELAGVNVDTDAIKETIRLIIDRAPDYEFRTTVAPTITPNEVEETTRLIQGAKRYFLQAFVVPEGKKIVDPSWRDLSALSKEELRAVWERIRDRFPEGGVR
- a CDS encoding ribonucleoside triphosphate reductase is translated as MERIVKRDGRVVPFDEAKITTAIWKAMREVGEPDERTAKRLSERVTRILDERFIDDLPTVEEIQDIVEDVLIEAGHTRIAKAYIVYRKQHADLREMRRLLDEVPSLVDDYLNDRDWRVRENSNMTFSLQGLNTHITDRVISHYWLTKIYPQPIKEAHERGDFHIHDLGTLGAYCVGWDLRDLLLRGFRGVRGKIEARPARHFRVALLQVVNFMYTLQGESAGAQAFSNVDTYLAPFIRADGLSYAEVKQNLQEFVYNMNVPTRVGFQTPFTNVTLDLEVPNYMRGEPVIIGGEIQDTVYGDYQHEMDMFNRAFAEVMTEGDMHGRPFTFPIPTYNITADFDWDNPNLKPVWEMTAKYGIPYFSNFINSDMKPEDARSMCCRLRIDNRELKKRGGGLFGANPLTGSIGVVTINLPRLGYLAADESEFFSRLEELMELAKKSLIIKRKTLENLTDRGLYPYSKFYLSGIKKAEGGYWKNHFSTIGIIGMNEALLNLFGTTIADPEGQEFAVKVLSFMRDRLADFQEETGEIFNLEATPAEGASYRLARKDRERYPDIRVYNLEAYGGETPYYTNSTHLPVGLTEDMFEALKLQDPLQTLYTGGTVFHGFLGETPTPEATKQLVRKIAENFHLPYYTLTPTFSICPEHGYIAGEHRECPTCGAKTEIYSRVVGYLRPIEQWNDGKRAEFADRKTYSTAPVTRA